Proteins from a single region of Gemmatimonadota bacterium:
- a CDS encoding Gfo/Idh/MocA family oxidoreductase — MQPIRIGMIGLGHIPQNAHLPVLSQLVEKGEVVLQAFCDVDQGVVSEQAKVWGAKSVYTDHREMFDKEELDGVYVCLPPALHTDAELIAAEKGIALFVEKPQSLDMAQAVAFNEAIDRAGIVSQVGFMSRYYPSAEYLKAMLEARVPRHAQVQLFYSGRHIRYWTSRMALCGGSYVENTIHMIDLLRFFLGDIEAVSAFYFYRAEGEGPEPINMPYVYNVNYRFKSGVVANATTSRVLTNVNYARREVTLVADDALFEWSAQNVVLNGEEVAAWDGRPNAFAFQAEAFVSAIRKGDRTLMRSSYGDALNSLAAVLGANASAERGGELVLLEDMIAGRVMWSPGEDV; from the coding sequence ATGCAACCCATTCGCATAGGGATGATTGGTTTGGGTCATATTCCGCAGAATGCACATTTGCCAGTTCTTTCCCAATTGGTCGAAAAGGGCGAGGTAGTATTGCAGGCATTTTGCGATGTGGATCAGGGTGTTGTGTCTGAGCAGGCAAAGGTTTGGGGCGCGAAATCTGTTTACACAGATCACCGCGAGATGTTTGACAAAGAGGAATTGGATGGGGTTTATGTGTGCTTGCCCCCGGCTTTGCATACGGATGCGGAGTTGATCGCTGCGGAGAAGGGGATCGCTCTTTTTGTGGAGAAACCGCAGAGTTTGGATATGGCTCAGGCTGTGGCATTTAATGAGGCGATTGATAGGGCGGGTATTGTTTCCCAGGTGGGGTTCATGAGTCGCTACTATCCTTCTGCTGAATATTTGAAGGCGATGCTCGAAGCGCGGGTGCCGCGGCATGCACAGGTGCAGTTGTTTTACAGCGGGCGGCATATCCGATACTGGACGAGTCGCATGGCCCTGTGTGGGGGATCGTACGTGGAAAATACGATTCACATGATCGATTTGTTGCGTTTTTTTCTGGGGGATATCGAGGCGGTATCGGCGTTTTATTTTTACCGCGCGGAAGGTGAGGGACCAGAGCCGATCAATATGCCGTATGTCTATAATGTGAATTATCGATTTAAGAGTGGTGTGGTTGCCAATGCAACGACATCGCGGGTGTTGACCAATGTGAATTATGCGCGGCGCGAGGTGACACTTGTTGCCGACGATGCGCTTTTCGAGTGGTCGGCGCAAAATGTCGTGTTGAATGGCGAAGAAGTCGCGGCGTGGGATGGCCGTCCCAATGCGTTTGCGTTTCAGGCAGAGGCATTTGTCAGTGCTATACGGAAGGGAGACCGCACCTTGATGCGGAGCTCTTATGGCGATGCGCTGAACAGTCTGGCGGC